The genomic DNA GGTTCATACCTCACACTCCCTGGAGCCCGATTTGTTATAGGTGCAGGGTCCCGTCCCATTCAGCAGCATCTCGCTGGTCTCCGTGTTGGTGGGTTTATAATCTACATAAAATTCCTGCGTGCTGGGAGTCATTTGCTTtagggactgtcttttctttttcctgtgccTTCGCATGAGGGAGCGCTGCTGCAGCTGCTTCATGCTGGCAGGGTACCGCTTCCACGACACGTAGATAACAAGAAGGATGACGAGCACAGACAGGAAAAGGGCCACGCTCCCTGCGATGATTTTATGGAAAGAGATGTGCTCAGTGTCAGCATCGGTCTCTGGGCCAGGCTCCGTGGCTCCCACTGTGGGGGGCAAAGGGGGTTTGCTCTCATGCTTCGGCCTGGGGAGCTTGGGCTTAAATGTCGGCTTTGGGAGAGCCCTGGCCAAATCAAACCTCTCCGTGGTACTTTTGCCACAGATGCTGTAGTTCTTCACTGCATCGATAACATTTACTCCTTGCAGCTCTTTGGGACTGGCACAGATAATTGTATTCTCCCTcagtcctttaaaatttttcagccaGTTTACCAGGGAACAAATATTTCTGCTGCATTCCCATATATTCCCGGCAAGACTGATGTCATTGAGGGATATCCAAGAATCCAAAATCTCTTGACCAATAAATGTGAGCTTGTTGGAATCCAGGTTGAGGCGCTGCAGATTTGGGACACACTGGAAAACACTAGGTCCACTAAAAGCTTCGATCTCATTGCCTGataaatcaagcctttgtaatgAACTCCAGGTCCAGGACATGGTCTGTCCTATGACACTGATTTTATTCCACTGCAAGTAAAGGTTCTGAAGGCTCACCAACCTTGGGAAAAGGGCCAGATTGAGCTTAGAAAATTGATTGTGCTCCAGGTGAAGTTCTTTGAGTCTGATCATGCCTGCAAAGACATTCCTGGCTAAACTTCGGATCCGGTTATATCCCAGGTCCAAAAGTTCCAGGTTGCGGCAGTCTTGGAATATTCGCACTGGGATGTTTCTCAGGGAATTAGATCGTAAATGTAAACTCAGCAGCTTTCGCAAACCCCGAAACTGTTCAGATCCCAGAGAATGCAGCTGATTATAGGACAGATCCAAGTTCCGTAAATTTGTCACAGGTCTGAAGGTATTGTTGAGAAAATAGGAGATTCTGTTGGAACTCAGAATCAACTCTTTGAGTCTGCGTATTCCATTAAAAGCATTCTCATCAATATTGCTGATATGGTTATGGTCAAGGTACAGCCAGGTGAGCTGGTTGAGCCCTTTAAATTGATTATACTTAAGTTTTTGAAGGCTGTTATAGCGAAGGGACAAACCTAAGCAACCAGCAGATATACTTGAGGGTATCTCCTGTAATTTCTGAGATTCACAATATACCATTTTGCCTTCACACCTACAGCCCTTAGGGCATCCTCGTTCGGCAGAAGAAAGCATTGTCAGTAAGACAGTGGGGGCTATAACCAGTGCTACAGCTGATCCGCTCAGTAGCCTAATTACATTGAaacctggaaataaaaacaacttagAAAAGTtatccccccaaaaaaggaattcatttattttttaatcaagcaaaaataagcatgtattttcttttttagaaatttaaatctAGATAAAAACATTTAACATCAAATATCATCTCCTTATAATTTAAAGAGAATTgtctttaggcttttttttttaaatagttaatcAAGGAAACATGGCAACTAAGCAATCGAATTTATAGTCTTAGAGCAGAGCAAAGGTAATCTCTACAATAATTAAGGCAGAATTAATTTACAGATtagtggattttttgttttttttaagaagaaaagaagaaaagtgacaAAACATACCCATCCTTTGTATTGTTCAAAGGTCGTCCTTAGGTCTTTGCTTTGGCTTAGGGGGCCACTTGCATGACAGCCCCTGTCAGCTGCACTGTAGTGAGTCAGGGCTCGCTGACACCCAGGAAGAAAAATTGGACCCCTTGGGAGATGGACCGATTTTGGAACATTATTCTTTGCCAGCCACGCAGAACACTCCAAGAACAAATAAATCCCAACACCGCATTTGCAGCAAAACCTCAAAATCTTCCTAGGTAATAGGATCTTCATGAATATTACGTTTTTGCATCTTTAcagtttttttgtgggggggggggcggtgtaaaaaaaaaaaaaaaaaaaaactggcttctACAATTTCTTCTTATCGGAAAGCAAGATGTATTCCTCCAGGCAACATGAGGCTACCTGAGCTGCCACATCTGTATCCCATAGCCCAGCATTTCTGGTGGCGAGCACCCACTTCAGCCACAGCGCTGCATTGGAGCCCGGAAGGCAGGAGAGCCCCGTACCGCGCACACGCTCAGCTCACTTCTGCAGACTGTCATTCTGAAAGCTGCTCGGACTGTTGCTTTGGTTTTAGTGAATGCAGTCTTATGTAAAGCTGCCCCCAGTGGTGAAGAACATTATGGGCATGTGCAGAAATGTCTCTCTTTTATCTTGCAAATGAGCAGGCTTTCT from Phocoena phocoena chromosome 16, mPhoPho1.1, whole genome shotgun sequence includes the following:
- the LRRTM3 gene encoding leucine-rich repeat transmembrane neuronal protein 3; the encoded protein is MGFNVIRLLSGSAVALVIAPTVLLTMLSSAERGCPKGCRCEGKMVYCESQKLQEIPSSISAGCLGLSLRYNSLQKLKYNQFKGLNQLTWLYLDHNHISNIDENAFNGIRRLKELILSSNRISYFLNNTFRPVTNLRNLDLSYNQLHSLGSEQFRGLRKLLSLHLRSNSLRNIPVRIFQDCRNLELLDLGYNRIRSLARNVFAGMIRLKELHLEHNQFSKLNLALFPRLVSLQNLYLQWNKISVIGQTMSWTWSSLQRLDLSGNEIEAFSGPSVFQCVPNLQRLNLDSNKLTFIGQEILDSWISLNDISLAGNIWECSRNICSLVNWLKNFKGLRENTIICASPKELQGVNVIDAVKNYSICGKSTTERFDLARALPKPTFKPKLPRPKHESKPPLPPTVGATEPGPETDADTEHISFHKIIAGSVALFLSVLVILLVIYVSWKRYPASMKQLQQRSLMRRHRKKKRQSLKQMTPSTQEFYVDYKPTNTETSEMLLNGTGPCTYNKSGSRECEDCPKIIHTLPTPGFSSQIIHLQLH